The genomic window GCAGATCGCGGAGGTGCTGGCCAACTGGACCGGCATCCCCGTCTTCAAGCTCACCGAGGAGGAGACCACCCGTCTGCTCCGCATGGAGGACGAGCTGCACAAGCGGATCATCGGCCAGGAGGATGCCGTCAAGGCCGTCTCCAAGGCGATCCGCCGCACTCGGGCCGGCCTGAAGGATCCGAAGCGTCCGTCCGGTTCGTTCATCTTCGCCGGTCCGTCCGGCGTCGGTAAGACCGAGCTGGCCAAGTCGCTGGCGAACTTCCTGTTCGGCGACGACGACGCGCTCATCCAGATCGACATGGGCGAGTTCCACGACCGCTTCACCGCATCGCGGCTGTTCGGTGCCCCTCCCGGGTACGTCGGCTACGAAGAGGGCGGTCAGCTCACCGAGAAGGTGCGCCGCAAGCCGTTCTCCGTGGTGCTGTTCGACGAGATCGAGAAGGCCCACCAGGAGATCTACAACACCCTGTTGCAGGTGCTGGAGGACGGTCGGCTCACCGACGGCCAGGGTCGGACCGTGGACTTCAAGAACACGGTGCTGATCTTCACCTCGAACCTCGGTACGTCGGACATCTCCAAGGCGGTCGGCCTGGGCTTCACCCAGTCCAACATCCAGGGCTCGAACTACGAGCGGATGAAGCTCAAGGTCAACGACGAGCTGAAGAAGCACTTCCGGCCCGAGTTCCTCAACCGTATCGACGACGTCATCGTCTTCCACCAGCTCACGACCGATCAGATCGTGCAGATGGTGGACCTGATGATCGGCCGCGTCGGTGTCCAGTTGAAGAACAAGGACATGTCGATGGAGCTGTCCGAGCAGGGCAAGGCACTGCTGGCCAAGCGTGGCTTCGACCCCGTGCTCGGGGCCAGGCCGCTGCGCAGGACCATCCAGCGCGAGATCGAGGACCAGCTGTCGGAGAAGATCCTCTTCGGCGAGATCGGCCCCGGTCAGACCGTCTTCGTCGATGTCGAAGGCTGGGACGGCGAGGGCTCCGGCGAGGACGCCAAGTTCACCTTCACCGGTAAGACGAAGCTGACCAAGGCGGACTCGACCGAGGACAAGCCCGAGGTCGTGCTGACCGGTGCCGCTGAAGGCACCGCGGAAGCGTCCGGCGAGTAAGAGCAACACGTGGAAGGCCCGCTCCCTTTGGGGGCGGGCCTTTCTCGTTGTTCAGCGCATGGGCAGTTCGCGCGGTACGCCCCGCACGGGGGTACGTTGGATGGGGTTCACCGAGCCGACCCGGGGGTGCGCATGACGAATCCGGACCTGACCCTGATCGCGGTACTACTCGACCGATCCGGGTCGATGCAGTCGATCAAATCCGACACCGAGGGCGGGTTCAGCGCCTTCATCGAAGAGCAGCGCAAAGTGCCGAAGATGATCGAGGTGACGCTGGCGCAGTTCGATACCGAATACGAATGCCTCTACTCGAACCGGCCGATCGCACAGGTACCGCCGCTCGACCTGCAGCCGCGCGGCATGACCGCGCTATACGACGCCGTGGGCAGGCTGGTCACCGACGTCGGCGCGGAACTGGCGAAACGGCCCGAACACGAACGGCCGAGCACGGTCATCGTCGTCGTGCTCACCGACGGTCACGAGAATTCCAGCAAGGAAT from Nocardia iowensis includes these protein-coding regions:
- a CDS encoding vWA domain-containing protein: MTNPDLTLIAVLLDRSGSMQSIKSDTEGGFSAFIEEQRKVPKMIEVTLAQFDTEYECLYSNRPIAQVPPLDLQPRGMTALYDAVGRLVTDVGAELAKRPEHERPSTVIVVVLTDGHENSSKEWSHTAVKSLITQQQDVYSWNFLFLGANMDAVAIGTEMGFDPRNSITYAAAPQGVSGVFRAASASSARLQAAPPGSARSGFTDAEREQSNPGSA